From the genome of Bacteroidota bacterium:
GAACGCTGTCTTTATAATAACAGTATCCGCTCACAAGATAGATTGGGAGTTTTTTATTTAAAAGTGAAAAACGAATAGATTTAGTCGCCGTTGGCGAATGTAATTCAATCGGTATTGCCTTATTCATTGTTGGTGTATTCGGATAGAATGTCGTTTCGTACGGCATGTCCACCGTGGGTCCGTTGGGATTTACCGCTAAATAATATGCACCAAGAGTTATACCCTTATCAAATTCAAAATAACCCGAATCATTACTTGTTGCAGATTCAAAGTATCCAACGGAGTTATTTCTGGTATCGATATCTGATTCTACCAACGAAACCTCAATATTTGGGGCAGCCGATCCATTCGTAAAAAATGTTTTACCGTTAATGAATGTCGCCGGGAATAACTGATAATTGTCCTCTTCACATTCTAGAGAATCTATCCGAATTGATGAATGATAAGGAGACAAATACAACGAATCACTGATGGCTAATTCAATCGTATATACGCCAGGTTTTATGTCCAAGAAATAAAAATTTCCTTGTGAATTGGTCTTTGTAACATAATGATGTTCTTTGTTACGTATCGTCACCCTTAAGTCACACATATTAATAAACGGACTTCGATCTCTCACGTAATAAATGTTTCCAACAAAAGACGATGTAGAGAGAATATGCGGCAAATGTTCAAAAAAGACATAATCAATTTGTGATTCTGAGAGGGCTTTCGATCTTGAACAGATATTCGTTGTATATCCTTTATCTTTTTTATAGGCATAAATTAAATAGTCAATACTATCCCGAAAGTAAGAGCCGCAATCTCCCCCGCCCATTCCGGTTTCAATTGCTATTGTATCAAGCGCTTCTCCCTTTAATACTTTTGAGACAACGAATCTATATTCCTGCCTAAACGAAAATTCATTATCAGCTTTATGAATTTGGGTAAGCTTTCCAATAAATATTATATCTGCCGAATTATACGATTTCGTTATGGAAGTTCTAAAACAGGAACAGGGATATGTATTACAAAATATCATGAATAGTAAAAGTGTTTTCAGAAGTGATCTATTCATAATGCTTTCTTTTGTGAAGCAAGCATACAAGAGACATTTTTGGATTGGATTTTGTCTTATTAAATTCCATACCTCATTAACCAACATTATTATTCTAAAAAAATGTATTGCAATAATACCATAACAGCAATCGCAAATACTCTATAGTATTAAGTTACAACTTCATTATTTCTTGCGCATCACGTGAATACGGGATGGGGTTATTTTTTCCATTTTTCATGAAATTGAACATGGGCAAGTTGGTCGTGCAGTGTTTCTTTGGAAGGATCGAGCGATCGGATAACTTCGGTAGGATATCCGCTTTGGATTGTCTTTAAAAAAACAACCTTCTCTTTAATAGTATAGAGTAAGCGCCACGATTTTATGGCAATAACATATCCGCCTAAGTCATATTTCATAATTCTGCGGTATGAATGCGGGAAGGGATCGAATGAGAGGATATCAATCGCCCGTTCCAATAGATGAATATTGTGCGTTTCCTTCAGCCACTCCGCTTGTTCTTTTGCTTCGGAAGATACTTCAACGGCATACGGCGATTCTTCCGCATGTTCAACTTCCGCTAACCAGCCAATCTCTGCATCGGGAAACGCTTCGGCATACGGAATATACGGTTTGATATCAAGGATCGGCGTGCCATCCAACAGATCCGGATTTTCAACTTTAATGACTCTCCCTTTCACGTCAATCAATTTACATAACGAGAGGCCAATGGGATTGGGACGATGCGGCGAGCGTGTTGCAAAAACTCCCCGCTTGGTCCTGCCGCTCCGAGGTGGAAGAACTTTCGGTTTCCAATCGGAATTTTCATGAAACCAGGAGATAATCCAGATTCGTTCGAACCCATTCAAATATTCCAACGCCTGATCAAAATTTTTATCAGGATAAAGTTCGATGGTACCAATAACTGTTTCTTTATCTATACCCGGCTGACGCGGTGCGTGTTGTTTTTCCTGGTATGGAGTACGAATGATACCGATTGGAGTGAGGATCAATTGATCGGTCATACTAAAATTTAAATTTATATCCGAATGAAAGAGCATAATTATTCACCAACAAACCGGGTATCACCTCTTCATATTTATAATCAACGGAAAAATCGACGGTTGATTTCAAATCGATGACATATTGAAATCCTGTTCCGATACTTTGAGATTTCAAAAGATTAATTCTTGTTCCGGTTGTGTCGGTGTAATTGTCCTCATCCGGTGTGGAACCAGCTCCCCCTTTGAGAAAAGCGTACGTTCCGTCCCCTCCAAAATATTGGCGAATGGTCAATGAAAATGAACGGGAAAGCTGCTTGCCTGGTATGAGATACGTGCGAAGAGAAAACCAATAATCTCCTAAATAATAACCTACCGAAGCCGTATAAATATCGATCGGACTATTACTAAAAAAAAGAAGCCGTGTACCGATGGATGCCTCAAAACTTTCGGGAAGTTTGAAAAATGGTTCCAAACCAAACCGATGTTTTGGAAAGTTCTTCGTCCAGGAATATCCATAATTTGCATATGCATAGATGCCGCTGACGATTTTAGGATAGGCTTCTAGTTCCACTTGATATCCCTCGTTTCCGAAACGGCGGGATCCATTTAATTTAAGCGCGACCGATCCAATTGGGGTGATTCGTGTATATTGCACAGTCATTTGATCCCGCGGCGAAAACCGTGCAACATTAAACCAGTCGTGTGTGTACGAAACGCCGATGCTATTTAAATATGAACGTGTTTTAATCGATTCCCTCAACGGTTGAATTTCCGGGTTAGATCTATTGATATCTTCCAGAATAGAAAGTGTAAACAATGCCTCGCCATCTTTATCCATGTCACGATAAATCTTTACTCGTTTCACTAAAAGCTCTTCGTCATTCGGAAAATATTTCAACGCTGTATTACAAAGAACCAATGCATCCGGAAATTTTCCATCCCACATCTCAACATCAATTGCGGCCTGAAGCGCGTCAAGATATTTCGGTTTTTCTTTCAGAACTCGTTTTAATTCTTGCCGGGCTTCTTTTCTACGACCATCCCATGCATATGTTCGAGCAAGCAGAACCTTCAGGTCAGTGTAGGCTGGACTTTTCGCAATGGCAATCTTCAATATTACTCTGGCCGAATCGCGTTGTCCGCTAAACGCAAGATCACGCGCACGAACAAACAGTTCATCAGCATCAAGTGCATCCAGCTTCGTTTGTGCATTTATACTTTGCAATACTATCAGAACGGATAAAAGAACGAAATATTTACACTTCATATGGTTAGACCGCTTCATTGTTATCGTTATCGTACAAATTTAGTTCGGGTTATCCGTTCCATTATTTCTTAAATCCGACGCGGGTCATTGCTCCCCAGGATTGAACTCCCCGCGCATAATCCCAGAATGCTTTCATTCTCCACCATACGGTGATCTGTCTGTACCCAAAATTTTCAATAACTGCCAATAAAAGAAGTTTCAGCAGATCTCGCGTGCGGGGATAGCGATGAAATGAAATTTCTTCCAGAATGACTGAACTGATGGAAAACATGACACCGTAGATTACTGATACAACAAAAAAGAGCGTGAAAATTTCTAAATTCACCATTCCCAAATAAAATCCGAATCCAACGGCAAGAATTCCCAGTCCTTCAATGACTGGCCCTAACAATTCAATAAAAACAAAGTACGGCGTGCTAACAAGACCGAGCACTTTGTAGCGCTTGTTGAATAACATTTTTTTGTGAATCAGCAGCGTATCGAGCAAACCGCGATGCCATCGGTTGCGCTGTCTGCCAAGAATTTTCAAGGTCTCCGGTGCTTCCGTCCAACAGACAGGATCGGGAACAAATTCCACGCGATACGGTCTGTCGTTCTCCAAGCAATATCGATGCATCCGTACAACCAATTCCATATCTTCACCGACGGTGTCATGTTTATATCCGCCGACCTTGATTACAATTTCTCGATTAAAGAGTCCGAATGCACCGGAAATGATCAGCAGTCCGTTGATCGCTCCCCATCCCATTCTGCCGGAAAGATACGCCCGATAATATTCTATCACCTGAAACGAAGGGATCAATTTATTGGAAAGGCGAACTTCTTTCACATGTCCGCGTTCAATTTTACAGCCGTTGGCTATGCGAACTATTCCGCCGACGGCGATCACCCGCTCGTCATCCAGAAATGGTTTCGCTACTTTCAGCAATGCGTCATCTTCCAGAATGGAATCCGCATCAATGGCGCAGACCAGCGGATACCGAGAGACATTGATCCCCACATTGAGTGCATCCGCTTTCCCACCGTTCGCTTTATCCACAACGATCAGGCTTTTGTATTCCGGGCGCCGTGACACATAAATTCCGCGGACTGGTTTTGTGGCGATGGTAGGAAGATATGCTCGTTCCGTTCTGACCATGTCGAATTCTTTCACCACCACTTCCAACGTATTATCTTTGCTGCCGTCATTGATGAAAACAACTTCTGATGTCGGATAATTTAATCGCAGCAACGAATTCACACTTTCAATACATGTTGCAGATTCATTGTATGCCGGAGCAAGAATCGAAACGGGAGGAGTCAGCTCGGATTGCATGATCACTCGATAATCGCAAAATGCGTGGCGGCGGAGATATGTGACGATTGCGCCAAAGGAGATGGCATACATGGAGAAGTAGAACACATTCACAAAAACAAAGAAACCGATAATGAATAATGAATATGTGTTTATGACAACATTAATAAACTCAACAAATAGCTCCATCATACTCCCCCCGCCGCAATTTTTGATGAATTCATCGGGACACCGGCTTCATGGAGGAATTGCATTGCGATCATCCGCACCTGTTCATCATCAAGATTCAATGCATATAATAAACTCTTAATCCCCAATTCTCCGGATCGCGCCAACGCTTCCGCTGCAGCAAGTTTCACAATCAAAGTATCTTTCACCAGCATCCAGTACAGATCGTATGCCATGGAAGGGGACGAAAGATTTCCTGCCGCCTTCGCTGCGTCCGCACGTAATTGTTCGTTATCGGAATATAAAAACCGTTGAATAACAGGAATACTTCTTCCGTCACCAATTCTTCCCAGTGCTATTAAACTTTTATGTTTCACTTCGGAGACGGTGTAGTCGATATACTCCAACAACGTTGGCACTGCCTTTACATCCCCAAGAATTCCAAGCATGTCAACACAAAATCCCTGAATCTTCGGATACTTCGACTGCATCGCTTGCACCAAGGGTAATACGGAATGTTCACCGAATCCTAAAATGGAACGGGAAAGCCGCACCTGCATCCAAGGAGACATTTCTTTCAACCGCATCATAATCGGACTGAGAATTTCCACACCGGCTATGTCGAGCATTGCCTGCGCTGCTTCAATCCGCACGTCGCCATTCTCGTCATCCAAACATTGCTCCAGATACGGAAGAGCGGATTCATTCATCATCAATCCTGCATTTTTACATCCCTTTGCACGAATCCACCATCGATTATCCCGAAGTGTTTCGCTCGTTTCTTTGACGAAATCAAAATATTCAAATGCACGGGTCAAACGTATCCGAGTATCGCCAATCACTTCCGTTGTTAATTTCAACATCACACGTTTCAACGATCTTCTGCGGGAATTGTATTTGGAGTTTCCATCAATATTGAGGTCGATCTTCAATGTAATAAGATACGGCTCCAGTCGTTTGATAAATTCTTCTCGATCCGTAGTACTATCGTCGGTCACAATATCAGCAAACAAATACTGATTGAGAAATTCACGAGTTTTGGTATCGCCGCTGTACAGCTTAGTCTCAACGGTCGCAGCGCGGACCTTCGAAACGATCAGACCGATCGATCCGATGGCAATCAAAAAAAGAGCGAGAAACGTTGTGACAAGTACAAAGAGAAAAAAAATGGCGGTATTCCTTTAAAATTGGAAAGAATGTTACCGGTATTTTGTTTGAACCGGATTTTGATCCGCCGCGCGATGCAAGATCTGTTTCATCATCGGCAGATAAAATTTCCAAAAAAAACGAGTCTGATCCGAAACAAAATAGAATGAGAATAATTTACTGAGTAAAAATTCTACATTCCAATATTCTGTCAGCAGTGTTTCCACGCGATTGTCGGCAAAATCACCAGCAAAATAGATATTGCGTTCTTCACTGTTTGACAGGATCACTGCTGGAAATGAAAGCGGAAGGCCTGCGACGGCCATTTTTTCTTTCCCCAAATGATTGCATTGAATTTCATATGTGGCAAGAGCTCGAGCAGAAGAATCAATCTCCATAAATTCAAAGAAGTAATAATAGGGCACATTGTCTTCCGTTTCCGTCAGCAGAGGGTGTTCACTGTTTCGGATAAAGACTGGCGTATGTGAAAGATCTCCGGATTGGAGCACCACAATTCCCGGCCTCTCATCCCCCAATGTGCGTTTCACCGTGATAATAATTCCCCGCCCTGAGAAGTTCCACTTTTCTCGATACTGTTTTTGATAAAGATCTTTCATCCAGTGTGCAGCACTGTTTACATCGTCATAATAGCGGCCAAGTGCGCCCGTAAAATGGACTCCGAACAGTTTTTCTAGACGCTGCTGAACTGGTTTGACTTCCAACTGTGGATCCTGCATGGTGTTAAACTCCGCAATTGACATCCTCCCCAGCGAATCGTATTGTTCAATCAAACTTATTTCTTCTTCATTAATTCCGCCATACTGTAATTTAATCGGAACATACGTTTCAGGAATCAAACGTTCGTATTGATTATACTCCATGGGATATTCGTACACGCCATACGTATCGACGATGTATAATAGAGAAGTCTGAAGAAGTTGTAATTGAGACACATCATTCACTGTAGTATCTTTTGGTTGGTATCCGTAATAATCAACTTCACCATCGTAAAATTCACCTGAGCGGGGATCAACGTATTTCCAATGATTCAGCAACCAAAAAAAAGAGTGGTGTTCTCGGTAACCCTGGCCTGTGGTTTTATCGATCACTACAACGGCAAGAGGAGTTTTTGGTACGATGTACCAATAGAGATATGGAACAACGAAAACAATAAGGAGTAACGCGGCGATTGTGAAGATGATTTTGTGGGTATAGAAAAATCGTTTTTTCGATCGCTGCATGAGTATTTCAGTTAAGTTTTATTTCGCGCTAATACGGATTTTACTCGCACAAGAAGTTCTTGAGGACTGAATGGTTTTTTGATGTAATCTTCAACACCAAGGGAAAATCCTTCCACAATTTCTTTTTCCAGAGTTCTGGAGGTGAGCATAACAACAGGGATTGACTTCGTAGTGGGATTTTTCTTAAGTGCAATCACCAATTCTTTTCCCCCCATCACCGGCATCATCACATCAGTGATAATAAGGTTCACCGTGTTTTTCTTTAAAAATTCGAGCGCTTCGGCACCATTATGCGCCGCGGAGACTTCGTATCCCGAATTCTTCAGTTTAAATGCAACAAGTTGTTCTATGTTACTGTCGTCTTCAACGACGAGTATCTTTTCTGCCATAGGTTTTGACCAATATACAAAAGGCTGAGCTGATATTACATGAGAAAAAAACAAAGGGAAGGCATTT
Proteins encoded in this window:
- a CDS encoding glycosyltransferase → MMELFVEFINVVINTYSLFIIGFFVFVNVFYFSMYAISFGAIVTYLRRHAFCDYRVIMQSELTPPVSILAPAYNESATCIESVNSLLRLNYPTSEVVFINDGSKDNTLEVVVKEFDMVRTERAYLPTIATKPVRGIYVSRRPEYKSLIVVDKANGGKADALNVGINVSRYPLVCAIDADSILEDDALLKVAKPFLDDERVIAVGGIVRIANGCKIERGHVKEVRLSNKLIPSFQVIEYYRAYLSGRMGWGAINGLLIISGAFGLFNREIVIKVGGYKHDTVGEDMELVVRMHRYCLENDRPYRVEFVPDPVCWTEAPETLKILGRQRNRWHRGLLDTLLIHKKMLFNKRYKVLGLVSTPYFVFIELLGPVIEGLGILAVGFGFYLGMVNLEIFTLFFVVSVIYGVMFSISSVILEEISFHRYPRTRDLLKLLLLAVIENFGYRQITVWWRMKAFWDYARGVQSWGAMTRVGFKK
- the tsaA gene encoding tRNA (N6-threonylcarbamoyladenosine(37)-N6)-methyltransferase TrmO: MTDQLILTPIGIIRTPYQEKQHAPRQPGIDKETVIGTIELYPDKNFDQALEYLNGFERIWIISWFHENSDWKPKVLPPRSGRTKRGVFATRSPHRPNPIGLSLCKLIDVKGRVIKVENPDLLDGTPILDIKPYIPYAEAFPDAEIGWLAEVEHAEESPYAVEVSSEAKEQAEWLKETHNIHLLERAIDILSFDPFPHSYRRIMKYDLGGYVIAIKSWRLLYTIKEKVVFLKTIQSGYPTEVIRSLDPSKETLHDQLAHVQFHEKWKK
- a CDS encoding response regulator, with the protein product MAEKILVVEDDSNIEQLVAFKLKNSGYEVSAAHNGAEALEFLKKNTVNLIITDVMMPVMGGKELVIALKKNPTTKSIPVVMLTSRTLEKEIVEGFSLGVEDYIKKPFSPQELLVRVKSVLARNKT
- a CDS encoding YaiO family outer membrane beta-barrel protein, translating into MKCKYFVLLSVLIVLQSINAQTKLDALDADELFVRARDLAFSGQRDSARVILKIAIAKSPAYTDLKVLLARTYAWDGRRKEARQELKRVLKEKPKYLDALQAAIDVEMWDGKFPDALVLCNTALKYFPNDEELLVKRVKIYRDMDKDGEALFTLSILEDINRSNPEIQPLRESIKTRSYLNSIGVSYTHDWFNVARFSPRDQMTVQYTRITPIGSVALKLNGSRRFGNEGYQVELEAYPKIVSGIYAYANYGYSWTKNFPKHRFGLEPFFKLPESFEASIGTRLLFFSNSPIDIYTASVGYYLGDYWFSLRTYLIPGKQLSRSFSLTIRQYFGGDGTYAFLKGGAGSTPDEDNYTDTTGTRINLLKSQSIGTGFQYVIDLKSTVDFSVDYKYEEVIPGLLVNNYALSFGYKFKF
- a CDS encoding HEAT repeat domain-containing protein; this encodes MIAIGSIGLIVSKVRAATVETKLYSGDTKTREFLNQYLFADIVTDDSTTDREEFIKRLEPYLITLKIDLNIDGNSKYNSRRRSLKRVMLKLTTEVIGDTRIRLTRAFEYFDFVKETSETLRDNRWWIRAKGCKNAGLMMNESALPYLEQCLDDENGDVRIEAAQAMLDIAGVEILSPIMMRLKEMSPWMQVRLSRSILGFGEHSVLPLVQAMQSKYPKIQGFCVDMLGILGDVKAVPTLLEYIDYTVSEVKHKSLIALGRIGDGRSIPVIQRFLYSDNEQLRADAAKAAGNLSSPSMAYDLYWMLVKDTLIVKLAAAEALARSGELGIKSLLYALNLDDEQVRMIAMQFLHEAGVPMNSSKIAAGGV